TTACAATTTGTAACCAACAAACATgtttaacttattttaataCATGTTatctatttaaatataaatttaagtataattattatttaaagatATAAAATCCCACTCAGATTTGTAGACATTTGTTGACAATAAAAGTAGGTAAAACCAGGTACGGCAAACACATGGCATGGCATAATTATAAATTACTTAAAGGAAACGCCTTCTAGGACTACCTGTGTCGCATCCTTGCCACTATAAATTCCCTACGCCCCGAACGCCATTAGTACATTCAACACCAAACTGCCAAGCAGTCAAGATGTCGAGCTCTAAACTAGCCCTTCTTATTCTGGTCATTGCCTGTTTGTTCCTCATCGCATGGGCACGACCCAGGTCGAGATCTTCAATATTCAATGAGGTCACATCACTGCCGGCGGAGAGGAGAATGAGCAACGAAATCATGGACCAGATATCACCCATGAGGAGGCCACACAGGAGGGATTACTTCGTGAAGAGGCGCCCGCTCATCAGCTCTAGGATGATGATGTCCAGAAGTCCCTTCCTCGAACGTCTCTACAACGATCCAGTGCCAGAGATTGCACCAGGTGGAGCCAACTACTTTGGCAATGACGTCCTGCCGCTTTCAACCTACGAGATCCTGGAACCAGAGTCATTGTATTAgaaataatcataataatgtaaacgaattaaattaaatttaattttacaaCTGACATTTTGTTCATACAAAGAACGAAAAATATAATTGATAgtttgataaataaaattcaagaTAACCAAAATTTATTATAGCCGGATTTATGGATTTGGGAAAACACCACTGAAGCTTTTATGTTACTTATGTTCAACTAGCTTCCCAGCGATCTCTAGAGGATCTGCCATTCAGCTAATCGAAGCCAACAGCTCCGAGGGACGAACCCATTTCGCTAACAACAATCAACACTCGTATCATCAACAATCCGAACAAACTACAACAACAtaatcaacggcagcaacaaagcGCTTAAATACGCAACAGGCAGAGGGGtcgaaaaaaagtaaaaataagaGTCCCAGTATCGAGGAGGTGCATCCCAAATGCCATGTAGGAATCCATGTAGGAACATTGGGTTGGCGTGTGTATCTGCGAGTGGCCATATCCCCCAAGGAATGAATGTTTCTGGTTGTCGTTCTGGCCAGAGGACAAATCTCTATGGCCGAAGGCGGAGAGCGGCTGGCCGAGCGACCGAACGCAACAAGTGTTCCAAATCAAAACGGAAGCACAGCCCAGGCCATGGCCATGGTAGCTCCGGCTGGACAGGCCAGACCAGGCCGCTCCTTTATGCCGCATATGTACATGGCTTTTTGGTTCGACATGGCAAAAGCATTTGGAAAATGTAATTTACAACGCTCAGCGCGGAGCAGCGACCACTTCGCCggcacacacatatatatatataggtatatatatttgcccGGGGAACTGGTCAACTTTGGTCGGACTCGGTCGCATCAAGAGCCACTCAACCTCAAAGTTGAACGGCATCGGCATCACCTGCCACCGATCTCACACCGGCTCTCATAGCCACCGATTCGCCAGCGAATCGCGCTCGGATTGAAATCCAAgaagctaaaaaaaataaaggaaaca
This genomic stretch from Drosophila mauritiana strain mau12 chromosome 2L, ASM438214v1, whole genome shotgun sequence harbors:
- the LOC117143694 gene encoding uncharacterized protein LOC117143694, with product MSSSKLALLILVIACLFLIAWARPRSRSSIFNEVTSLPAERRMSNEIMDQISPMRRPHRRDYFVKRRPLISSRMMMSRSPFLERLYNDPVPEIAPGGANYFGNDVLPLSTYEILEPESLY